The Xanthomonas indica sequence GGCACCTACAGCATCCCGTTCGCGGCCAGCACGCTGGACCTCACCGCCAGCTACGGCTACAGCAAGACCGATATCACCCATGCGGTGACCCAGCCGCAGGCGCTGGCCGCCATCGGCTCGACCCAGACCACGCTGGGCCGCGACGAGATCGGCCGCCTGGAAGACAGCTATCCGAAGGACAAGCTGATCCTCAGCGGCACCTGGAAGCTGCCGAAGTGGGACCTTAGCCTGGCCGCCACCCGCTACGGCGAATTCACCGTGCGCAATTCGGCCACCGCCGCGCGCGACCAGACCTACGGCGCGGATTGGGTGGTCGACGCCTCGGCCAGCTTCAAGCCGAGCACCAACTGGACGCTGACGCTGGGCGCGGACAACGTGTTCGACCAGTACCCGGACAAGACCGCCAACCTGATCAACTCGACCTACGGCATGCTCCCGTACAGCAACTACTCGCCGTACGGCTTCAACGGCGCCTACGTGTACGGGCGGATCAATTACCGCTGGTGATCGCGGGCCCGGGCGTGGATGGCGCCTACGTTATGCGGCATGACGACGGCCCGGATTTCCGGGCCGTTGTTTTTTGCGGGCGGGGATTGGGGATTGGGGATTCGGGATTCGGGATTCGGGATTCGGGATCGGCAATTTATCGGTTGCGACGTGTTCGCCTGCCTAGGTTTTTGTGGGAGCGGCTTCAGCTGCGACGCGATCGCGCAGGGGTCGCGGCTGAAGCCGCTCCTGCGAAACGCGAACGTACCAACCGCGAATGACGTTGCCGCACGGCATCTCCCCTGGCTCAACCCAGCGACAACCGCTGGAGGCGATCGGCGATGGTGACTTCGCCGCCACCCTCGCCTGCGTGCCTCTCCATCCCGTCATCAAGGCACCAGACGAACGCACCGCGCGCGCCGGCCTGGCCTGGCCTGGCCTGGCCTGCGCAGCGTACGCCCGTGACACCCGTAGGAGTCAACTGTCATGCAGCCGCGATGGCAGGAGGGGCATACGCTGCCTGATCACGCGCAATCGCGTTGAGCCAGCGCAGGAACTTGTGCATGCAGGCGACGATGGCGACCTTGGCTGGTTTGCCGGCCGCACGCAGGCGGGCATAGGTCTTGGCCAAGGGGGATTTGGCGCGGATGCTGGCCCAGGTGGCCATGTACAGCACGCGTCGGATCTCGGCCCGTCCGCCTTTGATGCGACGCTGGCCCTGCCAGCGGCCGCTGTCGCGATTGAACGGGGCTAGCCCGACCAGAGCAGCGAGCTTGCGCGGCGGTAACGTGCCCAGTTCCGGCAGCCGTGCGGCCAGGACCGCGCGCAGGATCGCGCCAAGTCCGGGCACCTTCGGCAGGGTGGAGCAGGTCGTAGCCTGCTGCTCGATCTGCCGCGTCAACGCCTGGATCTTCTGGTTCAGTAGGGCGATCACCTCTTGGCAGTGGCCTTGCACCTCGGGGCTGGTGATGTGCTCCAGCCGCCGCCGATGGGCATCACGCTGGCCGACCAGAGTGTCGCGTAGGTCCAGCAATTCGCGCAGGGACTGAAGATGCTCGGGTAGTACGGCTGTGGGTGTGGCCGGGATGTGCTGGGCGGCGATGGCCAACAGGCGCGCGTCCAGGGCGTCGGTCTTGGCGTGCAGGCCAAGGGCCTTGGCCAGGTCCCGCGGACGATCGGCGGCCACCCTTGCCGCGGGCAGGTCCGCCTCCCGAAGGACTCGCAGCAGGGCATGTTCATAGCCACCACTGGCTTCCAGCACGATCCGCTCGCAGTCCAGCCCCGTCAGGCGCTGGGCCAGCGCACGCCGCTCCTGTGCGGTATTCGGCTGGGTCCAGGTGTGGCCCTCCGGCAGGACATGAATGACCAGTTCGGCCTTGGCAACATCGATCCCGACAAAGCGTCGCATAGACGTTCTCCGCAGTAGACTCAGGGGTGAGAGCACTCCTGCCGATGCCCATGCTTGTGGAGTTCGAGTTCGCGACTCGGGCAACTGTTCGGGCTTGTGAGGCAGGAGTACGGAGTGCGGCGGCGCTGACTCCTACTCGTGCTTGCTTGGCACTGCGGCTAAACGGCCTGCCGCACTCCGCTCTCACCTATAACGATAGACCCTCATAAGACACAAGCGGCTTCAGCCGCGACGCTTCATCTATAGCGCGTCGAAGCGGGCGATGTTGCTGGAACGACCAGCCATGCGCTGGCGCCCCCCATGGCAACGCCGCCGCGGTCAATCCACAGGATGACGCCCGCGGCCATGTAGCCCGCACCTCACAGCTGCGCAACCCGCAGCGTCACGCAGGATGCGCACGCGATCCCGCGCAGGCACGGCGCAGGCACCGCGCCGTCGCGCGTGCCCGGCCATTTTGTCTACAACCCCGGCAAATCCGCGGATCCACGCTGCCGCAATGCCTGCAGCGGTGGTTGCAACTGCAACCTCCACCTCGCGCTTAACGGAACATTGACACTGCTGACATCCGTCGGTAATCCCTAAGTGGCGTCGCCGCATCCGCCAGGGGACAAGGGGAGCGCGCGTGCAGCGACGCACTCCCCCACTACTGGAGCCGCCTCCCTCATGACGCGCACGCTCACTCCGCTCGCCCACGCCGTCGCCCTGTGTCTGGCGACCTCCGCCGTTTCCGTCCACGCGCAGAACGCCGGCAACGCGCAAACGCTGGATACCGTCATCGTCACCGGCACCCGCGTGGCCGATCGCACCGTGGCCGAATCGGCGTCGCCGATCGACATCATCTCGCCGGAAACGCTGCAGTCCACCGGCACCACCGAACTGGCCACCGCGCTGTCGCGCGCGGTGCCCTCGCTGAACTTCCCGCGCCCGGCGATCACCGACGGTTCCGACGCGGTGCGCCCGGCGCAGTTGCGCGGGCTCTCGCCGGACCAGGTGCTGGTGCTGGTCAACGGCAAGCGCTACCACACCACCGCCCTGGTCAACCT is a genomic window containing:
- a CDS encoding IS110 family transposase, coding for MRRFVGIDVAKAELVIHVLPEGHTWTQPNTAQERRALAQRLTGLDCERIVLEASGGYEHALLRVLREADLPAARVAADRPRDLAKALGLHAKTDALDARLLAIAAQHIPATPTAVLPEHLQSLRELLDLRDTLVGQRDAHRRRLEHITSPEVQGHCQEVIALLNQKIQALTRQIEQQATTCSTLPKVPGLGAILRAVLAARLPELGTLPPRKLAALVGLAPFNRDSGRWQGQRRIKGGRAEIRRVLYMATWASIRAKSPLAKTYARLRAAGKPAKVAIVACMHKFLRWLNAIARDQAAYAPPAIAAA